ttatttttatttattatgcgATGAATTATAATCAGAAGGTTCGGTTATTAACATTCAAGGACTCGTTCCATAACTTAAAACATCTTCAACTATCTGAAGCAATTGAGGATTATAATCTGGTTCAAGATGCAAATGGAGGACTAAATGGATTAACTTCCCTTGAACTTAACCATTGCAAGGATATTAAATGCTTGGTTGATACCACAACAGGGAATGAGCCAACCTCTGCATTCACTAAATTGGAGAGTTTTAAGTAGAAAAGATACGCTTGTTTTGGAAAGTTATGCAAGTGTCATGAAAAGTGTCCCGTGGAAGTCACGGAAAGCATCTCACGGAGGTCAATTGATGACATAGGACTCATTCGACCCATTTGAACTGACTCCACTTATGAAATATATGGACAAGTTCATCTATTTGAAATCTTGGTGGCCTAGTAGAACACTCCTGTAAAACTAGAGTTATCATGATAATTAGTGTAAATCTTAGGGTGATAAGATTGTATAAAGTTTAAATATCTTAAGATTCTCATTTGTAATAGGCATTAATCTCAActgttaatataatttaatttgtaccgttggatttgggaaAACTCAACCATAAATAGAGACATTTCTCACtttattttttgagttaaaaaatatattgagaaCATTTACTCAAACATTAGTTGAATTGCTTTCTTTGGTTAAAGAATTCTTAAGTTAAAAACTCTCATCTTTTATAGTTAAGTTGACTTAGTcaaatttgaagcaaaaaaaTTACCTCAAATCAGCTTAAGGTCGCACGGTTTGCTAGATTTAAGTTCTAACCTCGTAACACAAGTATCAGCCTTAAAATTCTAGATGAATTAATTTCCCTTAAAATTCTCAATTGAGAGGGTCCTGAATGCTTGGTTGATACATCAAAAACAATGATGGGTCTCAAATAATTGAGTGTTAATTCGCCTGCATGTCTGAGATATTCCGAGTTGATGAAGCAAATAACGCAGCACCACTACTCTCAAATTTGGAGCTTTTGGAGTTATCGTCTTTACCAGACTTGAGATGGATAGTAAAAAGCCCCACCCATTGTGTCGACCTCGAATGTCTAAAGGTTTTAGAAATAATAAGCTAGGAGAAATTGGAATCTCTCTTCTCAATATCCATTGTTCGAAGCCTAATAGTACTGGAAGAACTCAAGATAGTTGGTTGTAATGAACTGAAAAAAGTTTTCATGGAGGTGGAAAGTAATGCTGAATCCAACACACTTTATTTGCCGAACTTGAAAAATATGGAGATAAAAGAATGCCCAAATCTAGAATATGTCTTTCCACTTGCTCTGGCTCGAGGTTTTCTTCGTCTACAAAAGGTACTTCTTGTTAAACTAGGAAACTTGAGAGGTTTTGCTGAAAACTTTAGATAGGAATACTTGTGGAAAAAATGTGAGagtgtttggataaaaatataagctcaAAAAAGAgtttagacaaaaaataatatctattttttaaatgagtCATGCCTCGGGTAGAATTTTTTGGTTTGGGTTTGGCCCAAATCAgttattttgttattgttttgctACTGTTTTACTACCATTTCgttattatattgttactattttgttgttattgtttggatattgtataactattgttttattgttaattttgctactattttagaggcatttgtttGTTAAGCTGCAACTATCttattgttatttaagtatGAAGATTtctgtattttcaatttgttgtgaaacatttattttaatgttcttaatgtatttaatgtattatattgtttaaatttatttttatataaaaaataatctaaaagaatttaataCGGGCGAGTCAGATCGAGTTCgagtttagcatttttaatcTGAGCtgagtttagataaaattttaaactaatttttcgTACTCCAAACTCAgcccataatcaaatttaaaaaatattgaacgaatttcatttttcaaaaagaaattaacaatTGTGGTCTACTTAGTAGCAaagatttgttaaattttctattttctgtaATTGCTAGATAGAGATtaagaaaaatgtttaaatttggattaatgcacaatttagtctttaaaatatatatataaatatatattagttttaaagTTTTCTTAGCTTACTTCGGtctctaatattattagatattTCCAATTTAGACCTTTGGACATTAAAACTAATTACTAGAATATTTAGTCAATCATATGCTACCACGTTATCATTCGAAAATcctaaaaatctttaaaatttacaaaaacaatataaaaatttactaaaagttttaaaaatatatttaatatttttaaaattttataaatcacatTACTAGAAATTGAActatcatttaaataataaatactatttttatttaaataatttgtaaaaatccaaattttgattgtttgaatCGTAAGTTAATTATCATATGTGATATCCTTCCAAGAGACAACAAACTCATATTCTAGGAAATGTggttcatataattttaaaaatattaaaatttctactttttaaaaaaattagtaatttaagtaattatttatataattttttgtaattttataatttttcaattttaataattttgtaacttcttttaatttttgtactttttcatttttaaagattttaatgcttttttcGGATGACAATGTCACAGTAACATCATTGTATGACATGTAGCAGTATATGATTGGTTAGATATTTTAGTCGAGTTCAAAGGACTAAACTAGAAAAATCTGATAATGTTAGGGACTGAAATGGATAAGAAAACTTTAATAACCAAGGTAAAAGTCCAATATATTTTAGGAACTAAAATATGCATTAAGCCTTTTAACTTGAGAGATCGATGtttaaataaagattaaatgTTGAAAAGGTTTGTATGAGAGTGTAATATACGTACTTAATTGGTATTGAAAGAACATAATTTAAAGgaataacattttaaagttaaacTTTTAATCAATTGGAATTATTAGCTTTGAATATTAATGAACGTAAAGAGTTTTTAGTTTCCACAAGCGAATTAGGgaaattaaaatatgcttaatgtttaaaattaaaatattttttttaatttttttataattttaaattttcaacataAAACACGAGTTGTCATATCAGCGTCTAGTGTAATGTTTAGGATTCCACTAAATTGTTGTggaatttgttcaattttacaaaaactaAATGCTTTTTTCTTGTTcaactacaaaaataaaagattgaggactgatttataaaagaaaaaatatggagGCAACCAAAGTTataagaattaagggtaaatttaTGATGATGCTTGGATTTTCAAATAGAATTAACAGAAAGTGTTAATGAAATAACTGAAAATTAgcaattcaaaaaataaagagagtaGGGACggaattatgtcaaattaaaggagaaaaataaatttcaagttttagcATTGTGGAGggacttaaaaccaaaattagaccaattaagttttaaattttagaacaaAAGCATTTGACTATTTATCTTTTATGATTTTGGATGAGTAAAGCCCAATAAATAAagaccaattaaattaaaattaaagatttgaAGTTTCTTGATGATTAAGTCAAGTTACTTGCGGAACAAGTAAAGTCACATTTTATAGAGCACAACTTTATTCATGTGAGGGATGTGTATATGTGCATTGTTTTTCTAAACAAACTAAGCTTGCGAAGGATAAGCTAGTGGGAGAGTGATGTAATTTTTGTATAATGGTGAGGTTGCAAAATTGGTAACTGTTAGACTAGTGCTAAGACTTGAATCATTAGTTATATTGTAagaaagtatttttatttatttcgtaGTTAAAATTGTAATCACAGGTCCAAGCACTATTGTAATTACAGTTTTtgtttttacccttttttacAAAACATTTCTTTGaacataatacaaaaatataatccttttaACAATCCttgaagagaaggaaaaaaaagcaTTTCTCTAAAAACATTCCTAAAAAGGCAAAGAACTCTGTCTTGCTCTTCAATGGCTATCTGCCATTTCCTCTGCTGAGATTGATATGTGTTGTTAAACCTGCTTCAACATCTATGTCCTGGTTTTCAAAAGCCGATGAGCATGCGGACGATGAATTTCGATACGAATGCACATAATCTTCGAACGCGATACTGTCACTTCGATTGCCCTCGTTTCTACCATATCCACCAGGTGATGGCACCAGTTTCGGCAGTGCCACTTCCCCCTCCAAGTACCTTACAACTTGCTTCATTGTAGGCCTCGCCTCTGGCACTTCATTGGAACACATCAAGCCCAGTTTAATCACAAGAATAGCCTCACACTCATCAAAGTCGCCATTCAATTTTGAATCCACAACTTCAAGAACTGCCCCACTTTGCCACTTCTCATACACCCACTCCACCAAGATCAGCTCCTCAGGCAATGCCTTTGGGTCAATAGGTCTCCTCCCACATGCCACTTCAAGCAAAAGTGCACCAAATGCAAACACATCAGTACTTGTACTAGGCTTACCAGTTCTTGGAAGCTCAGGTGCCAAGTACCCAAATGTGCCAACCACCGTGGTCGAGCCCGGGTTCGAGCCGTGGTCATATAACTTGGCTAAACCAAAGTCACCAAGTCTTCCATTTAGCTCAGAATCTAGCAGAATATTGCCTGCCTTGATGTCTCTATGAATTACAGTTTGTTCCCATTCTTCATGCAAATACAAAAGACCTGAAGCCACACCTTTGATGATCTTGAACCTATGTTCCCAACTTAGAACTTGTTTTGGCTCATCAAACAGGTACTTATCCAAGCTACCACAAGGCATAAAATCATAGACTAATAAGAGATCACCTCTGCATTGACACCATCCTAGAAACTGAACAAGATTTCTATGGCGAAGACGACCGATACTATAAATCTCAGACAGGAATTCTCTTATCCCTTGCTTTGATTCATGAGAGATTCGTTTGACAGCAACTTGAGTGTTTGTGGTTGGCAGAGTTCCTTTGTAAACTCTGCCAAATCCACCAAAACCAAGTAGCTCTTTGTCTTTGAAACCCTTTGTTGCTTTCTTGAGTTCTTGATAAGAAAACCTTTGAGGACCAATCTCAAGGTCCTTAGCCTCAATCATGTCTAAATTCTTCATGTTCCTAACAAGGTAAAACGAGATGAAAGCAAGTGATATCATTAAAAGAACAGCTGGAAATATGACACATAGGATCAAGGCAGTGTAGTTTTGTTTAGGCCTTGGAAGTGAAGGTAAAGAAGGTAAAGACAAAGATTCAGCCTCTCCACTCATGTTAAAACTCCATCCCAAGATGTAGTGAGAGCTTGCAAGCTTACCTGTTGAAGCTGAAAACCCCACAAACATGGAATCATGGAGAAATGGTGAGAGATCAACACCAAAGGACAAGATTGATTTTTTGGGTTTCTTAGATAAAGTTGAAAGCTTAACCTCTAATCGATTTATAGCTGAATCATAATCAATCCAAGCTTGAATCACTTTCCCACTATTGagattcaacttttgcattgtTGAGTTCTCAAGGAAATATCCAGCAGTAGCTGAAGCATTTGAATGCATGCTACTCAAATCAACGCCAACATGATTATCATCTTTATCACCAAACTCTAGATTTCTCCAAGTATCAAACTCTACTGCAAAAACATGGTTACTTGAATTATTCCCATGATGATCACTTGGATTATGCAAGCCTAGATATTGACTGTGATAACCTGCAATTTGTTTTGAAGGAGAAAGAACAAAAGCAAGGCCATGGCCGCCACCAAGGGTTGGGTACGCAGGAGCCATGGCGAAAGCAAAAgctgttgaaaaagaaaaagctttgCCATTGCTGGAGTTCTTGAACTGAAAAGGAGATGAGTAAAAAGCTCTGCCAATTGCATCTTGGGTAATATTGGTTAAACGGAGTAACCCACTCTTTGTAATGCCTGCAACTCCATTTAAGCTCATTTGGTCGCCTGAATCATGAAACCCATTGAAGATGAAGTGAGAAAAAACTGGGTTTGatgaaaaaacaagaaaaacccAGAAAAAAACCAACTCCTTTGCCATGCAAAGGGGAATTGGGATTGAAATTTTTGCTTTTTGGGGTTGAAGAAAATGAGAATAGAAAGGAGAGCTAAAGAGAGATTTATAGCTAAGGTGGGAATTAAAGGACTAGTTACTGGTGTATGAACTCAGGTGAGGATTTACAGGGGATTACGAGGAAATTCAAACCTTTAGAAATGATGCAATTCTATTTCTTGAGTGAAATTAACATAGAGTTTGATGAATCTTTCACCTTTTCACATGAATATCGCCGAAAATCTTAGACGCGTTTTCATCTAATGGTCACTCTAATAGTTAATGTCAACTAGTTTATTTATGGCTTCCGGAAAatgatttctaaaaataatttattttcttgaaaaaagtaatattttttggtgtttagataaatctatgtaaaatattttcattgttattttCAGCTGACCAAGCTGTTTTTTGTGAAACAAACACAGGAAAATACGAAAAACATTTTCcgtaaaaccttttacatgtaaacaaaagGACCCTTAACTCATTTTCTATTCTTTgcattcaaattttaatctgtaaatttttttaattatttagttcttaatttttcatttaatttctttcaaatccttcttgttttaattttatattttctaatttctttgattttatttaattttataattttaaaaatgttaatgtcaCTTATTCGTTTAGATGGTAAGTACATTTCCGACATTCAATTGCAAAtgttaagaaaatattattaatttttttattttaactaattcaattattaagttgttaacgctattaattttatcatctttttatgtttatataatcaaactaaatatcatattatgGAGACGTACATACACAATTTAAGTGAAAGGGCACCGCGTATTATTGAACAACACTTGCAAGAGGCGGGATTCTTGCACGTGTCTCGTATGCTCggggggactaaattggatctCACACTTATCAGTGTTTTGGTGAAAAGATGGAGACCCAAGACACACATATTCCATCTTCTGTGCGGTGAGTGTACAATTACACTTGAGGACATTGGATAACAACTTGATTTACCAGTGGATGAGACAGTCGTTATGTGGGTAGTGGGCATTGGCGATTGGAGCACGATTTACGAGCAACTATTAGGAAATGTATTGGACAAGTTTAGTGGTAGTTTGATAGAGATGAAATGGTTAGAAGACAATTTCAATTATATCGACAACTCTATGAGTGCCGTTGAAAGAGAACAATATGCAGGAGCATTCATCCTGAGGTTAATAGAGAGGCTTCTAATGCCTGATAAATCTTGAAATCTAATACATTTAAGGTGGCTACTACAACTAGTCGACTTGAAAGAAGTGGGATGACTCAGTTGGGGATCAACTGTGTTGGCGACACTGTACCAAGAGATGTGTTGAGCAATgaaatcacaaaaaattaaaatcgatgGTTGCATACTCCTTCAATCATGTACATGGTACTGGCTATCATTTTTATGTCTCGAGTAAACACCCCTTATGAATTCTTACTCGTAATaaggtaaaattcatttgataatataagtatcataatatttttttcactattatattttttgaatagaatattatttaaatagatgGAAGAATGACACGAGTCATGTAGGTATACCAGACAAGCTCGAAGATATCCGGTTATTGTTAGATCAATGATTTGAAGCCGAGGTtagttttttgaattttaaattatataatatttacgtaagaatttgaaatttaatattaggtccataataaaatttataatttcatactaTAGTTTGAATAGATGTCATACTCTGATCCAAGAATTCAAGAATGCATCCTGGCAGAATTTTTGGCCAATCGCAATATTTGGCTTGTCAAAGTGTCATTGATAGGTTGTTAAACTGTCAAAATGCACGAATTCAATCGAGTGATGTGCTAGTTTAGGTTTAAGCAAATTAATCCACTATCACCCCAGGAGCTCGATGAATAACATAATATCGACTTACGGGGAAAAACCAATGAAGATTGGCTGaaatttcatgccaaatatatcTACATTTGAGAGTATAGGTACGATTTCATACCTATGCGCAAACCAATTCCCCCACCAGATTTGGCGACCTCTCCGAATTACATGACATGGTTTAGACTTCTAGAGGAGGAAAGGAGTAAACAATATCGTTGTAGGAGGCCAAGATGACCCTGCATGAATCCTAGGTCGGGAGTACATGCCTCAATGGAATCATCATCAACTCCAACCCCACATGAGGCACCGATGGGTGCGCAACCTCCCGATCAATATggttcatattttttttgtgcTTTCACTACcccgtttttttttttacacaagcACCACATTATACACCATCATACTATGCATTAAAACCTTCTCTATGTATATTTTTTGCACTACAACCATCCCAGGACCATATTACACGCCAATGCCGAAAACAACACCGATGTATCTACCATTACCGACAATTCCAACATTCTATTCGCAATCGGATTATGCGACACAATACACTTATCCACTGGTAGTGTTGCAAACACCCTCAACATCACTGTTCTATAGAGGTGGGTCATTTTTGCAACCACCTATTAATACAACGGGCGATATACGATGGGAACCTAGGATCCAAATGCACTCTAGCACGGAAGAAGGAGACGAAGATGAAGATGGAGATCAACATGGAGGTCGAAGTAAAGATGAAGAATATGAGGAGTTGAAACTCCAACTATAACGAAATCCTTCTCGTAACCGACACCTACCAAGTTGTGGCACACATTCGGGCCGGCAATGCcgatgaatattttatttaaatttttgtcatGTAAATCATCATTTgctttattaacttttaatttgtattatattgaatttttccATCCATAATTACTTATtccaattatataataaaaaagttgttctattctattttacattaataatatacttatttacaatttaagaaaaaaatattttttgtattgttttgtatgtgatttgtatgattaaagaactcattaataactacaaccaCTACCACCTCGACTCGACTCGACTCGAGTTTCAACTTATTCTCCACCATCGCAATCACTCCTCCCCCTAAAAGCCTTCTTGCTCCCAATTCTGTCACAAATTATAGACAATGAGGTTAAGGATATTACCTTTGGTGGAGATggagaaaaagaataagttgATTATATTTGAAAGTCATTTTTCCCCCTATGATTATGATCTCAAACTTATGTATGAGGTTTATAAAGTATTTTCTTTCAGTATTATAAAACTTGAACCCGTGACCGCATAACCACCATCTACTGGGGGCCCGACTTATACTTTAACCCACGACCATATAACCACCGTGAACTAAGAGCCTGAGTTGCAATTCGATGGGATTCTAAAGTGATGATTCTATCCCCACTAACAGATAAAATGTGTGGGTCTCCAAGCACTATCGCATCACCGTAAACTTAAACATACCTTAAAACTATCACAATGTCAAACTCAAACActaacacaaataaattttcTCCCCAAATTTTCAACAcccaacaaaaatatatattttaaaaaaaatagaaaacatgtCTTGCAGGAAGCATTGCAAGACGTGTTTTCtatttctctctccaaaattgacctatttccttaaatttagaaaaaaataccTAAATCcctaattgttttttttttaaattggtgtttctttaattaacctctccattaaaagtttaaatttcaataggTAGATATTAATATGGTCAATTATGCATTTAGTCTAAGAACTTgatttcttttatcaatttgattcttatatttttatttttttatcataacttaATACCCAAACATACTTTTCATCCACTATCCTCATCAAAGTTTTCCGACCAAATGCATATTTAAGCTTtattaatattaacaaatagcaaatttgaaatataaaattttcttttttttttaaggtaaaatatatattttttaaaatactaaaaataatttaataaataaatatttaataaaatactaaaaaatgtCGCTTGAATTATAACTCGATTGGCATGGGTATTGTTACCAATACATGAGGAcatgggttcgagtgcgctaaagcacattatcctcctatttatgggttggggatggactatgagtagttctaaacattgtatcaaaaaggcagatatgatcagaacttataatgagcttattcaaaaaaaaattcaatccgTAGGAATCAATAGAAAAGGCAAATCCCTTAAAATACACTAGATCCAGTTCGGTTCCATTTTTGTTCAAGAATGAAATCTTATT
This genomic window from Gossypium raimondii isolate GPD5lz chromosome 10, ASM2569854v1, whole genome shotgun sequence contains:
- the LOC105777422 gene encoding L-type lectin-domain containing receptor kinase S.4, which codes for MSLNGVAGITKSGLLRLTNITQDAIGRAFYSSPFQFKNSSNGKAFSFSTAFAFAMAPAYPTLGGGHGLAFVLSPSKQIAGYHSQYLGLHNPSDHHGNNSSNHVFAVEFDTWRNLEFGDKDDNHVGVDLSSMHSNASATAGYFLENSTMQKLNLNSGKVIQAWIDYDSAINRLEVKLSTLSKKPKKSILSFGVDLSPFLHDSMFVGFSASTGKLASSHYILGWSFNMSGEAESLSLPSLPSLPRPKQNYTALILCVIFPAVLLMISLAFISFYLVRNMKNLDMIEAKDLEIGPQRFSYQELKKATKGFKDKELLGFGGFGRVYKGTLPTTNTQVAVKRISHESKQGIREFLSEIYSIGRLRHRNLVQFLGWCQCRGDLLLVYDFMPCGSLDKYLFDEPKQVLSWEHRFKIIKGVASGLLYLHEEWEQTVIHRDIKAGNILLDSELNGRLGDFGLAKLYDHGSNPGSTTVVGTFGYLAPELPRTGKPSTSTDVFAFGALLLEVACGRRPIDPKALPEELILVEWVYEKWQSGAVLEVVDSKLNGDFDECEAILVIKLGLMCSNEVPEARPTMKQVVRYLEGEVALPKLVPSPGGYGRNEGNRSDSIAFEDYVHSYRNSSSACSSAFENQDIDVEAGLTTHINLSRGNGR